Proteins encoded by one window of Bacteroidota bacterium:
- a CDS encoding MBOAT family protein — MSTFFEQIQNIFSYDPEHPLIFTQLFFWGFFAVALALYSFLYKKQALRTVFLLAVSFFFYYKTSGIFLILLIFTIISDFIWGHLIYKSRSDIQKRIFLTISVILNITLLCYFKYAYFFTESINQFTGTDITFFNHFSHFTNTWFGTEFSVDKLILPIGISFFTFQSLSYTIDMYRGKITPVKNILDYGFFVCFFPHLVAGPIVKAHDFLYQIYQPYKLLKTEFGLALFWILNGLAKKFMADYIGINYVDRIFENPGFYSGVEVVLGIFGYSLQIYADFSGYTDIAIGIALLLGFRLKTNFNSPYKATSTSDFWRRWHISLSSWLKEYLYIPLGGNRKGTIGSYISILILCFFLVLLTGKIWLIYLLIGTAILLLILARFFPKFKHSVNTNINILVTMLLGGLWHGSSWMFIIWGGLNGLGLMVHKGWERISPFKSNNTIAYRAFAIFLTLVFISFTRIWFRSDSLETVGVIFDRISYHFGGELFFKIISGYWFVLLVILLGYIIHWIPESIKINYRNWFSNLSYPKMIFTTVLIVFIIYQLVSSEMQPFIYFQF; from the coding sequence TTGAGCACCTTTTTTGAACAAATACAAAACATTTTTTCCTACGACCCTGAACATCCTTTAATATTTACGCAACTGTTTTTTTGGGGATTTTTTGCCGTTGCATTGGCTCTCTATTCTTTTTTGTATAAAAAGCAAGCACTTCGCACTGTTTTTTTACTTGCAGTAAGTTTCTTCTTTTATTATAAGACCAGTGGAATTTTTCTCATCTTATTAATATTCACTATAATAAGTGATTTTATTTGGGGCCATTTAATTTATAAGAGCAGGTCGGATATTCAGAAAAGAATATTTCTAACCATAAGTGTTATTCTCAATATTACCTTATTATGTTACTTTAAATACGCATATTTTTTTACGGAAAGTATAAATCAATTTACGGGTACGGATATCACTTTCTTTAATCATTTTTCGCATTTCACAAATACCTGGTTCGGTACAGAATTTTCAGTAGATAAATTAATACTTCCGATCGGAATTTCCTTTTTTACATTTCAATCGCTGTCATATACTATCGACATGTACCGGGGGAAAATCACACCCGTAAAAAACATACTCGACTACGGTTTTTTTGTTTGTTTTTTTCCGCATTTGGTTGCGGGGCCTATAGTAAAGGCGCATGATTTTTTATATCAGATCTATCAACCCTATAAATTATTAAAAACAGAATTCGGACTTGCCTTATTCTGGATATTAAACGGATTGGCAAAAAAATTCATGGCAGATTATATAGGGATAAATTATGTGGATCGTATTTTCGAAAATCCTGGTTTTTATTCGGGTGTGGAAGTTGTTTTGGGAATATTTGGTTATTCTCTGCAGATATATGCTGATTTTTCGGGTTATACGGATATTGCGATAGGTATTGCTTTATTACTTGGTTTCAGATTAAAAACGAATTTTAATTCTCCCTATAAGGCTACAAGTACAAGTGACTTTTGGCGTCGATGGCATATTTCTTTGTCAAGTTGGTTGAAAGAATATTTATATATTCCTTTAGGAGGAAACCGTAAAGGGACTATTGGAAGTTATATTTCCATTTTGATCTTGTGTTTTTTTCTTGTGTTGTTAACAGGAAAAATATGGTTGATATATTTATTAATCGGAACGGCAATTTTACTTTTAATTCTTGCGCGATTCTTCCCAAAATTTAAACACAGCGTAAATACGAATATCAATATTCTGGTAACGATGTTATTAGGAGGATTGTGGCATGGTAGCAGTTGGATGTTCATTATCTGGGGAGGATTAAACGGCCTGGGATTGATGGTGCATAAAGGATGGGAACGAATAAGTCCTTTCAAAAGTAATAACACAATTGCCTATCGCGCATTTGCCATATTTCTCACTTTGGTTTTTATAAGTTTCACGCGTATCTGGTTCAGAAGCGACAGTTTAGAAACTGTAGGTGTAATTTTTGACCGGATCAGTTATCATTTCGGCGGAGAATTATTTTTTAAAATAATCAGCGGTTATTGGTTCGTATTACTCGTTATTTTACTTGGATATATCATCCACTGGATTCCCGAATCCATTAAAATAAATTACAGGAATTGGTTCTCCAATTTATCGTACCCCAAAATGATCTTCACAACAGTTTTGATCGTTTTTATTATTTATCAACTGGTAAGCTCAGAAATGCAGCCGTTTATTTATTTTCAGTTTTGA
- a CDS encoding tail fiber domain-containing protein, which produces MKLKITLCAIVFLAIVGKAKSQNIFPAAGNVGINVASPVASLQIKTVDSLGGNALQIDPFFDAAGEQTGQMRFMETSMSGTNYIGFKAPYSLENSFIWTLPPADGTEGQVLVTDGYGKLSFRNEKKSANQTLSNLKYPTSINQSLLPNGSGFLSLGTEALPWNYGYFSSSLYADGGIIIQDAVPSTAGAIRYSGSDFEGYNGSEWVSFTEYSVGANTSLSNLTSTDINVNLLPDLDNTRDLGYLTSSWRNIYADGALYLNGNKFLWRDENNIYMGPSSGSSNSGTDNTFLGAYSGVENTTGSSNTFVGYHAGNQNTDGENNTFLGAYAGEENITGERNTAIGTGAMALSASANYNVAIGYNALRITEWGEKNVALGDVTLENNTYGYGNVAVGWAALNNNIDGSYNIALGQQCLVSNEEGDDNIAAGFWSMFYNTIGSENTAYGQRSLFYNTTGSFNCANGSFAMTDNKTGSYNTAMGHYAGDFRENITNGSFFGYNTYTSSDNLINVSAFGYNARPTASNQVRIGNSSVTSIGGYAGWTNLSDERYKNNVKEDVKGLDFIMKLRPVTYNLEVNKLAAFLGEDVARDTSGNKITTNATSENKIARDAKEEIRYTGFLAQEVEAAAKESNYDFSGVDVPKNETDLYGLRYAEFVVPMVKAIQEQQTEIETLLAEKEETNSTIEDLQNDVEILKEMVRNLTAGTNPSSENNFESFNTNEDVITTEIILSAAWLDQNVPNPFTGNTSIRCYIPEDFTSAQMVITSQNGVILKTNNLESAGINEVLINAQELSAGNYQYTLIIDGRIIATKTMVLTK; this is translated from the coding sequence ATGAAACTTAAAATTACCTTATGTGCTATCGTTTTTCTTGCAATAGTTGGAAAAGCAAAATCACAAAACATATTTCCTGCAGCAGGAAATGTTGGAATAAATGTAGCCTCACCTGTTGCGTCACTGCAAATTAAAACAGTGGATTCCTTAGGCGGAAATGCACTTCAGATCGATCCGTTTTTTGATGCTGCCGGTGAACAAACCGGGCAAATGCGATTTATGGAAACTTCCATGAGCGGAACAAATTATATTGGATTTAAAGCTCCGTATTCTTTGGAAAATTCGTTCATCTGGACACTGCCGCCGGCCGATGGAACAGAAGGACAAGTTTTAGTAACAGATGGTTATGGTAAACTTTCTTTCAGAAATGAAAAGAAAAGTGCAAATCAAACACTTTCTAATTTAAAATATCCAACTTCCATTAATCAATCATTATTGCCAAATGGAAGCGGTTTTCTAAGTCTGGGGACTGAAGCATTGCCTTGGAATTACGGATATTTTTCTTCCTCATTATATGCTGATGGAGGAATTATTATTCAGGATGCAGTTCCTTCCACTGCAGGAGCGATCAGATATTCAGGAAGCGATTTTGAAGGATATAATGGTTCTGAATGGGTGTCGTTTACAGAGTATTCTGTTGGAGCAAATACTTCATTATCCAACCTTACTTCTACCGACATCAATGTAAATTTATTACCTGATCTTGATAACACAAGAGACCTTGGATATCTTACAAGCTCATGGAGAAATATTTATGCTGATGGAGCATTGTATTTAAATGGAAATAAATTCCTGTGGAGAGATGAAAATAATATTTACATGGGGCCTTCATCCGGAAGCAGTAATTCAGGAACAGATAATACTTTTTTAGGAGCTTATAGTGGTGTGGAAAATACAACAGGAAGCTCAAATACTTTTGTAGGTTATCATGCCGGAAATCAAAATACCGATGGTGAAAATAATACATTTTTAGGTGCATATGCAGGAGAAGAAAATATCACAGGAGAAAGAAATACTGCAATAGGAACGGGTGCTATGGCCTTATCAGCTTCTGCAAATTATAATGTTGCTATAGGATATAATGCATTAAGAATAACCGAATGGGGCGAAAAAAACGTTGCTTTAGGAGATGTTACGCTAGAAAATAATACCTATGGATATGGAAATGTTGCCGTTGGTTGGGCAGCATTAAATAATAATATAGATGGGTCTTATAATATTGCGCTCGGACAACAATGTCTTGTTTCAAATGAAGAAGGAGATGACAATATTGCGGCAGGTTTTTGGTCTATGTTTTATAATACAATTGGCTCAGAAAATACCGCATATGGACAACGATCTTTATTTTACAATACTACAGGTTCTTTTAATTGTGCAAACGGAAGTTTTGCAATGACCGATAATAAAACAGGTAGTTATAACACAGCAATGGGACATTATGCAGGTGACTTCAGAGAAAATATCACTAACGGAAGTTTCTTTGGATACAATACATATACAAGTTCAGATAATCTTATAAATGTTTCTGCTTTTGGATATAATGCAAGACCCACGGCATCAAATCAGGTACGCATCGGAAACTCAAGTGTAACTAGTATTGGAGGTTACGCGGGCTGGACAAATTTAAGCGACGAACGTTATAAAAATAATGTAAAGGAAGATGTAAAAGGTTTGGATTTTATTATGAAATTAAGACCTGTTACTTATAATTTGGAAGTAAATAAATTAGCTGCTTTTTTGGGGGAAGATGTTGCTCGTGACACTTCAGGAAATAAGATCACAACAAATGCAACATCTGAAAATAAAATAGCTCGTGATGCAAAGGAAGAAATACGATACACCGGGTTTTTAGCACAAGAAGTGGAAGCAGCCGCAAAAGAATCCAACTACGATTTCAGTGGCGTAGATGTTCCAAAAAATGAAACAGATCTTTATGGATTGCGTTATGCAGAATTTGTTGTTCCGATGGTAAAAGCAATTCAGGAACAACAAACTGAAATTGAAACTTTATTAGCAGAAAAAGAAGAAACAAATTCAACTATTGAGGATCTGCAAAATGATGTGGAAATATTAAAAGAAATGGTTAGAAATTTAACAGCCGGCACAAATCCATCATCTGAAAATAACTTCGAAAGTTTTAATACAAACGAAGATGTTATTACAACTGAGATTATTTTAAGTGCTGCGTGGTTGGATCAAAATGTACCAAACCCTTTTACCGGCAACACTTCCATTCGTTGCTACATACCGGAAGATTTTACATCTGCACAAATGGTAATAACCTCACAAAACGGAGTGATTCTTAAAACAAACAATTTAGAATCAGCCGGAATAAATGAAGTACTGATAAATGCTCAGGAATTATCTGCAGGAAATTATCAATATACACTTATAATTGATGGCAGAATTATCGCTACAAAAACGATGGTGCTAACAAAATAA
- a CDS encoding T9SS type A sorting domain-containing protein, translating into MKKLVFIFLLCVFAQFTLLFSQAGTLDPTFGDGDGFETQPGGDFEEAFACVIRENGNIIVGGYSINILSSENDIKLYAYLPDGSADDDFGDSGILTTDAGGAERIYAMKLQEDGKIICTGYIGYFTSSDFITVRYMPDGNLDAEFGEDGIVITDFPSTDNDIARAIAIDDEGRIIVAGKTDNGNDDDFGLIRYLANGTLDLSFGMDGFVSFSLGESDEVVYGIVLQEDGKIVVGGTVSGDFGDDFVLVRFESDGTLDNSFGTGGAVVQNVGYLDHGSGILLQPDGKIVICGYADVDLAALRFLENGTPDITFSDDGITTMDFDGAYDFGFACAQQSDGKILVGGFNVLNITDPYPDADFILTRFNVDGTPDLSFGTDAKVKNDFGSLNDYITAIQIQADGKIIATGCSGIYAEQGFAVARYISGLNVGVIDFVTQDNMLYLYPNPIESNAMLSYTLQNDTHLSIYIIDQQGKKIINVLNNILINKGLQTQQIILPSYLSKGIYHIVLESNEGAISVQFVH; encoded by the coding sequence ATGAAAAAACTTGTATTTATTTTTCTTCTATGTGTGTTTGCACAATTTACCCTACTTTTTTCACAAGCCGGAACCCTTGACCCAACATTTGGCGACGGCGACGGTTTTGAAACTCAACCAGGCGGCGATTTTGAGGAAGCCTTTGCTTGTGTGATAAGAGAAAACGGCAATATAATTGTTGGAGGATATTCCATTAATATTTTATCCAGCGAAAACGATATAAAACTTTATGCTTACCTCCCTGATGGATCTGCAGATGATGATTTTGGTGATAGCGGGATATTGACAACAGATGCAGGTGGCGCAGAACGAATTTATGCCATGAAATTGCAGGAGGATGGGAAAATAATCTGCACAGGTTATATCGGTTATTTTACAAGTAGTGATTTTATTACGGTAAGATATATGCCTGATGGAAATTTGGATGCAGAATTCGGTGAAGATGGTATTGTTATAACCGATTTTCCGAGCACTGATAACGACATTGCCCGAGCAATTGCAATAGATGATGAAGGGAGAATAATAGTGGCGGGCAAAACCGATAATGGAAATGATGATGATTTTGGTTTGATAAGATATCTCGCTAACGGAACTCTTGATCTGAGTTTCGGAATGGATGGATTTGTAAGTTTCAGTCTTGGTGAAAGCGATGAAGTTGTTTATGGAATTGTTTTGCAGGAAGATGGAAAAATTGTTGTGGGGGGAACTGTGTCGGGAGATTTTGGTGATGATTTTGTTTTGGTAAGATTTGAATCCGACGGAACACTTGATAATTCTTTTGGAACAGGTGGAGCAGTTGTTCAAAATGTAGGTTATTTAGACCATGGCAGTGGAATATTATTACAACCCGACGGAAAAATAGTGATATGTGGTTACGCAGATGTGGATCTAGCCGCACTCCGATTTTTGGAAAACGGAACTCCGGATATTACTTTTTCGGATGATGGAATAACAACAATGGATTTTGATGGTGCATATGATTTTGGTTTTGCATGTGCACAACAATCAGACGGAAAGATTTTAGTTGGCGGATTTAATGTTTTAAATATCACGGATCCCTATCCGGATGCAGATTTTATTCTTACCCGTTTTAATGTGGATGGCACGCCTGATTTAAGTTTCGGAACGGATGCAAAAGTGAAAAATGATTTTGGATCTTTAAATGATTATATAACGGCAATTCAAATTCAGGCCGACGGAAAAATTATTGCCACAGGTTGTTCGGGCATTTATGCTGAACAGGGTTTTGCAGTTGCACGTTATATTTCCGGATTGAATGTTGGAGTTATTGATTTTGTAACTCAGGATAATATGTTATATCTCTATCCAAACCCTATAGAAAGTAACGCAATGTTAAGTTATACCTTGCAGAATGATACTCATTTATCCATTTATATTATTGATCAACAAGGTAAAAAAATAATAAATGTATTGAATAATATTTTAATAAATAAAGGTTTACAAACACAACAAATTATATTACCATCGTATTTATCAAAAGGTATTTATCATATTGTTTTGGAATCTAATGAAGGAGCTATTAGCGTTCAATTTGTTCATTAA
- a CDS encoding S41 family peptidase, with protein sequence MKRFAFIVIFCYSGFNIVSAQFIKYDSVMAEITALIKTKYVEHINIDSIINLIVNQYLSEPETLQKIFAQLDPHSNYMNAEEYADLKTGLTGNFFGVGVVLSFIRDTAYIVRVFDGGPAQRSGLLPGDRIIAINDTSITGEKANYDYVVKRLKGPKGTTVNIQLLRDNDQIQKFTCTRDQIDLKSVEAYFMQDKTTGYIKLTYFGETTTAEMQKALASLNKMGMQKLILDLRDNYGGLMRGALGVADEFISENKLLVYTEGYYFKREDYNASISGLFEQGEMVVLINEYTASSGEILTGALQDNKRATIIGKRSYGKGLVQNLYVLSDSVSALKLTTQRYYTPSGKCIQRPFDDGTEAYFNDQKIALKIDGETPAIYKNNEWGIHPDIYYADDTLFTNRLYTELFYRSYFDQPANYYYAHHRDEFKAFKNVDDFLNKYQVSSTLFNTFSDFLIQQENNLDEYEKVKYTPSDINAIKSKIENALKANIARGIWGDDAFFKILNMEDQEITIAKKHLN encoded by the coding sequence ATGAAAAGATTTGCATTCATTGTTATATTTTGTTACAGTGGTTTTAATATAGTTTCCGCGCAATTTATAAAATACGATTCGGTAATGGCAGAAATTACCGCTCTCATCAAAACAAAATACGTAGAGCACATAAATATTGATTCCATCATCAATCTCATAGTCAATCAATATTTATCGGAACCGGAAACCCTGCAAAAAATATTTGCCCAATTGGATCCCCACTCCAATTATATGAATGCAGAAGAATATGCTGATCTGAAAACCGGACTTACCGGTAATTTTTTCGGTGTTGGAGTAGTATTAAGTTTTATCAGGGATACCGCATATATTGTACGAGTTTTTGATGGTGGACCTGCACAAAGGTCTGGTTTACTTCCGGGCGATAGGATAATAGCGATTAACGACACTTCTATAACGGGTGAAAAAGCAAATTACGATTACGTAGTAAAAAGATTAAAGGGTCCAAAGGGAACAACAGTAAATATACAATTGCTTAGAGATAATGATCAGATCCAAAAATTCACCTGCACCCGCGATCAAATAGATCTTAAAAGTGTGGAGGCATATTTTATGCAGGATAAAACCACCGGATATATCAAGTTAACTTATTTCGGAGAAACTACAACTGCAGAAATGCAAAAAGCACTTGCTTCATTAAATAAAATGGGAATGCAAAAACTCATTCTCGACCTGCGCGATAATTATGGCGGACTAATGCGCGGCGCACTTGGTGTTGCCGATGAATTTATTTCTGAAAATAAATTGTTAGTATACACAGAAGGATATTATTTTAAACGTGAAGATTATAATGCATCCATATCCGGTTTATTTGAACAAGGCGAAATGGTTGTACTTATAAATGAATATACTGCCAGCTCGGGCGAAATTCTTACCGGTGCATTACAGGATAATAAAAGAGCAACCATCATCGGAAAAAGATCCTATGGCAAAGGTTTGGTGCAAAATTTATACGTGCTCTCCGATTCCGTTTCTGCACTTAAATTAACTACCCAACGATATTATACTCCGTCCGGAAAATGTATTCAGCGACCATTTGACGACGGCACAGAAGCTTATTTTAACGACCAGAAAATTGCGTTGAAAATAGATGGCGAAACACCTGCAATTTATAAGAATAACGAATGGGGAATTCATCCCGATATTTATTATGCTGATGATACACTTTTTACCAATAGATTATATACAGAATTATTTTATCGTTCCTATTTCGATCAGCCTGCAAATTATTATTACGCACATCACAGAGATGAATTTAAAGCTTTTAAAAATGTAGATGACTTTTTAAATAAATATCAAGTTTCCTCAACATTATTTAATACTTTTTCCGATTTTTTAATTCAACAGGAAAACAATCTGGATGAATATGAAAAAGTAAAATACACTCCATCCGATATCAACGCAATAAAAAGTAAAATCGAAAATGCACTCAAAGCAAATATTGCCAGAGGTATTTGGGGGGATGATGCTTTTTTTAAAATTTTAAATATGGAGGATCAGGAAATTACAATTGCTAAAAAGCATTTAAACTGA
- a CDS encoding isoleucine--tRNA ligase: MKKYQEYKQLNLPEIEKEMLAFWKQNHTFQSSIEERTADNPYIFVEGPPSANGSPGIHHVLSRTLKDLVCRYKTMQNFRVERKGGWDTHGLPVELSVEKKLGITKEDIGKKISVEEYNALCRKQVMTFKHEWEELTDIMGYWVDMDDPYLTFDTKYIETLWYLLKQMHSKGYLYKGYTIQPYSPAAGTGLSSHELNQPGTYQMVKDTTIVAQFKLKQCDHPLTNKLFAGHDEIFFLAWTTTPWTLPSNCALAVGKGINYVQIETHNQYTGKLISVILAENRVSAYFKEENKVHEFSGENNAEWKLLSSFKGKELAGYEYEQLLPYQQPETGDAFKVIIGDFVSTEDGTGIVHIAPSFGADDFRVAKQNNIGTLTLVDKQGKFIDGVGPYSGKYVKNYTDDPNWENPDVLIAIQLKEENRAFKVEKYEHNYPHCWRTDKPVIYYPLDSWFIKSTAVKDRLIALNQTINWKPKSTGEGRFAQWLENLVDWNLSRSRFWGTPLPIWRTADGSEEKCIGSIEELRDEYQKATKAGINDGSLLPRFEAADTLLTNSEAPSFQTPIPQGIETPSSSLLSPLLDLHKPFVDDIILVSDSGQPMTRESDLIDVWFDSGAAPYAQWHYPFENMDIFQKSFPADFIAEGVDQTRGWFFTLHVIATLISDSVAYKNVISNGLVLDKKGNKMSKRLGNTVDPFETIYKYGADATRWYMISNAQPWDNLKFDVEGIGEVQRKFFGTLYNTYTFFVLYANVDEFEFAEKEIPISERSELDKWIISLLNTLIKDCTESFDDYEPTTASRYIQNFVGDHLSNWYVRLSRRRFWKSENSQDKLAAYQTLYTCLETVARLMAPVAPFMSEWLFNNLNSTTKRIPHNSVHLALYPVCDEKLIDKALEERMLMAQEISSTVLSLRKKENIKVRQPLSKIMIPILNPATQIQIENVADLIRSEVNIKHIEFISDDAGIVTKKIKPNFKTLGPKLGAEMKVAANQIAAFDQKQIAELEKNGKAEISIGGNPFEISLADAEISSEDIPGWLVANAGALTVALDITLTPELIEEGNAREFISQLQKMRKEKGFEITDKINVSYSGGNGLGLSLINYKAYICAEILAESLEKQENLREFEEITVNEILLKVLIQKI; the protein is encoded by the coding sequence ATGAAAAAATACCAGGAATACAAACAATTAAACCTGCCGGAAATAGAAAAAGAAATGTTGGCCTTCTGGAAACAGAACCATACATTTCAAAGCAGCATTGAGGAACGCACCGCCGACAATCCCTATATTTTTGTGGAAGGTCCGCCGAGTGCCAATGGTTCTCCGGGTATTCACCATGTGCTTTCCCGCACACTTAAAGATCTTGTTTGCCGATACAAGACGATGCAGAATTTTCGCGTAGAACGCAAAGGCGGCTGGGATACGCACGGCCTTCCGGTAGAATTGAGTGTTGAAAAAAAATTAGGCATCACCAAAGAAGATATCGGCAAAAAAATAAGTGTGGAAGAATACAATGCCCTTTGTCGCAAACAGGTAATGACCTTCAAACACGAATGGGAAGAGTTAACCGATATCATGGGTTATTGGGTGGATATGGATGATCCCTATCTCACCTTCGACACAAAATATATTGAAACACTTTGGTACCTATTAAAACAAATGCACAGCAAAGGGTATCTCTATAAAGGATATACCATACAACCCTATTCACCCGCAGCAGGTACCGGATTGAGCTCCCACGAACTCAATCAACCGGGAACTTATCAAATGGTGAAAGACACCACCATTGTCGCGCAATTCAAATTAAAACAATGTGATCATCCGCTTACAAATAAATTATTTGCAGGACATGATGAGATCTTTTTCCTAGCTTGGACCACTACTCCCTGGACGCTTCCAAGCAATTGTGCCTTGGCAGTTGGAAAAGGAATTAATTATGTACAGATAGAAACACATAATCAATACACAGGAAAACTCATCAGCGTAATTCTTGCAGAAAATCGTGTATCAGCATATTTCAAAGAAGAAAATAAAGTGCATGAATTTTCAGGAGAAAATAATGCAGAATGGAAGTTATTATCCTCCTTCAAAGGAAAAGAATTAGCCGGTTACGAATACGAACAATTATTACCTTATCAGCAACCCGAAACAGGAGATGCTTTTAAAGTAATTATCGGTGATTTTGTGTCAACGGAAGATGGAACCGGAATCGTACACATAGCTCCAAGTTTTGGTGCCGACGATTTTCGTGTTGCAAAACAAAATAATATCGGCACCCTGACACTTGTAGACAAACAAGGTAAATTTATTGACGGCGTTGGTCCTTACAGCGGAAAATACGTTAAAAATTACACCGATGATCCGAATTGGGAAAATCCCGATGTATTAATTGCCATCCAGTTAAAAGAAGAGAACCGTGCCTTCAAAGTGGAAAAATACGAACACAACTATCCGCATTGCTGGCGCACAGATAAACCTGTAATTTATTACCCGCTCGATAGTTGGTTCATCAAATCCACAGCGGTAAAAGACAGACTGATTGCATTAAATCAAACCATTAACTGGAAACCAAAATCCACCGGTGAAGGTCGTTTTGCACAGTGGCTCGAAAACCTCGTCGACTGGAACCTTTCCCGCTCCCGTTTCTGGGGAACACCTTTACCTATCTGGCGCACAGCCGACGGCTCCGAAGAAAAATGCATAGGTTCCATCGAAGAACTCCGTGATGAATACCAAAAAGCAACCAAAGCCGGAATCAACGATGGCTCCCTATTACCCCGTTTCGAAGCTGCTGACACACTGCTGACAAATAGCGAAGCTCCCTCATTCCAAACCCCAATTCCGCAAGGAATTGAAACTCCTTCCTCCTCTCTCCTTTCTCCTCTCCTTGATCTCCACAAACCCTTCGTTGACGACATCATCCTCGTTTCCGATTCCGGCCAACCAATGACCCGCGAATCAGATCTGATAGATGTTTGGTTCGACAGCGGCGCCGCTCCTTACGCTCAATGGCATTATCCATTCGAAAACATGGATATTTTCCAAAAGAGTTTCCCGGCAGATTTTATCGCCGAAGGTGTGGACCAGACCCGTGGATGGTTTTTTACCTTACACGTTATCGCAACCCTGATCTCCGATTCAGTGGCATATAAAAATGTTATTTCCAATGGTCTTGTTTTAGACAAAAAAGGAAATAAAATGAGCAAACGATTGGGAAATACCGTCGACCCATTTGAAACAATTTATAAATACGGAGCAGATGCCACACGATGGTACATGATATCTAACGCACAACCCTGGGATAATTTAAAATTTGATGTGGAAGGAATTGGTGAAGTGCAGCGAAAATTTTTCGGAACACTTTATAATACCTATACATTTTTTGTTTTGTATGCCAATGTGGATGAATTTGAATTTGCAGAAAAAGAAATTCCGATCAGCGAACGGTCCGAATTAGATAAATGGATAATCTCACTATTAAATACTTTAATTAAAGATTGTACAGAAAGTTTTGATGATTATGAACCCACAACAGCATCGCGTTATATTCAAAATTTTGTCGGCGATCATTTAAGTAATTGGTATGTGCGTTTAAGCAGACGCCGTTTCTGGAAATCGGAAAATAGTCAGGATAAATTAGCGGCATATCAAACATTATATACATGCCTTGAAACCGTTGCCAGACTAATGGCTCCGGTTGCGCCATTTATGAGTGAATGGTTGTTTAATAATCTTAATTCCACAACAAAAAGAATTCCGCATAATTCCGTTCATCTGGCTTTATATCCCGTTTGTGACGAAAAATTAATTGATAAGGCATTAGAAGAACGCATGTTAATGGCGCAGGAAATTTCCTCCACCGTTTTATCATTGCGCAAAAAGGAAAATATAAAAGTGCGTCAGCCACTTTCTAAAATTATGATTCCAATTTTAAATCCTGCAACACAAATTCAAATTGAAAATGTAGCGGATTTAATTCGTTCGGAGGTAAATATCAAACACATAGAATTTATTTCTGATGATGCCGGTATAGTCACCAAAAAAATAAAACCAAATTTCAAAACACTTGGTCCTAAATTGGGTGCTGAAATGAAAGTTGCGGCAAACCAAATTGCAGCATTCGATCAGAAACAAATTGCAGAACTCGAAAAAAATGGCAAAGCCGAAATAAGTATTGGGGGAAATCCGTTCGAGATATCTTTAGCAGATGCAGAAATTTCCAGTGAGGATATTCCGGGATGGTTGGTTGCCAATGCAGGAGCTTTGACAGTTGCACTCGATATCACATTGACTCCGGAATTAATAGAAGAAGGAAATGCCCGTGAATTCATAAGCCAACTGCAAAAGATGCGTAAAGAAAAGGGTTTTGAGATAACTGATAAGATAAATGTTAGTTATTCAGGCGGCAATGGTTTAGGTTTGTCGTTGATTAATTATAAGGCGTATATTTGCGCCGAAATTTTAGCAGAATCACTCGAAAAACAGGAGAATCTGAGGGAATTTGAAGAGATAACAGTGAACGAAATTTTGCTAAAAGTCCTTATTCAAAAAATCTAA